GACGAAGTGCGGGGCCAGGTAGCCCTTGTCGAAGCGCATGCCCTCGGTGAGCTCCAGCTCAAGACCCAGGGTGTTGCTCTCCTCGACGGTGATGACACCTTCCTTGCCGACCTTGTCCATCGCCTCGGCGATCAACTCACCGATCGTGGAGTCAGCAGCCGAAATCGAGGCCGTGGCAGCGATCTGCTCCTTGGTCTCGACCTCCTTGGCGTTCTTCAACAACTGCTCGGCAACCGCCTCGGTCGCCTTCTCGATACCACGCTTGAGCGCGATCGGGTTCGCACCAGCCGCGACGTTGCGCAGACCCTCCCGCACCAGCGCCTGCGCCAGCACGGTCGCGGTGGTGGTGCCATCACCCGCGACATCATCGGTCTTCTTGGCAACTTCCTTGACGAGCTCGGCCCCGATCTTCTCCCACGGGTCCTCCAGCTCGATCTCCTTGGCGATGGAGACGCCGTCGTTGGTGATCGTGGGAGCGCCCCACTTCTTCTCCAGAACGACGTTGCGGCCCTTCGGGCCCAGCGTCACCTTGACGGCGTCGGCGAGGGTGTTCATGCCCCGCTCGAGACCGCGACGGGCTTGTTCGTCAAACGCGATCATCTTGGCCATGTGCGGATTCCTCTTCGCTGCTCAGGGGTGGTCGGCGCCGACGCCCGCGACGGCGTTGCACCACCGGCGCCGACCACCCGGCCTGGCACTCGCACCTCCCGAGTGCCAGGCGCAGCGTACACAAAGTTGCGTGCACGCAAAACTGCGCGCACGCAACTCACTGGGCTAGACTGGCCGTCATGAGCCCCAACGAGCCCGGTGGGCTGCGCGAACGCAAGAAGCTCGCGACCCGCGAAGCCCTCAGCGCCGCCGCCCTGCGCCTCGCCCTGGAGCACGGCCCGGAGAACGTGCGCGTCGACGACATCGCCGAGGCCGCGGGCGTCTCGCCCCGGACCTACAACAACTACTTCTCCAGCCGCGAACAGGCGATCGTCGCCGCGTTGGCCGCCGAACGAGCCCTCCGCGTCGGCGCCGCGCTCCGCGCCCGTCCCGCGGACGAACCCCTCGCCGACGCCGTGGTGGCCGCCGTGCTCGACCTGTACACGTCCACCGACGAGCCCAGCGGTGACTCGCTGACGCTGATCACGTCCAATCCCGCGCTGCGCAAGGCTTTCGTGCAGACCCTGACCGAGATCGAGCACCCCTTGGCGGAGGCGATCGCGGCCAGGCTCGGCGCTCGCGGCCTGGCCCCCGCCGTGCTCGCGGCAGCGGTCTCCGCGGCGGCTCGGGTGGCGCTGGAGAGCTGGGTCAGCCCCGCTCCCGGGAACCCGCTTCTCGTTGTCCCCCAAGGCTCACTGGCCGAGCGCATGCGCGAGGCACTGGGCCACGTAGCCCCCGCGCTGGACGCGGTCGCCCCGAGGAGTTGATCCGGTGTACGCACGAAGCCTGTTGGGCGCGCTCCTGCTGATGGTCGTCATGACCCCGTCCGCCAACGCCTACGAGGTGAGGCGGATGGACGACTGGAAGGGCCGATTCACTCCCCAGGACGTGGCCTGGAAGCGCGCCGCCACCGACCCGCCGGCGTTCGACCTGGTCCTCATCCGCAAGTCCCCGCCGTACCGCCAGATCATCGCGCCGAGCGTCGACGGCACCGCGCTCAGGACGCGCGTTCATCCCCGCAAGGGCGGCTTCCCGGTCGGCACGAACTTCCGCCTGCAGTTCGTCGAGGCCGGCGGCAGCAAGATCCTGGCCGAGTCGTGCGAATTCCGCATCACGCCCTAGTGATCAGTTCAGAACGAGCTGGCATGTCGGCTTTGCTTGCAGAGCAAGACGTTCCAAGATCATGGCGTGCGTGAGGAGGTTCTGGCCGACGAACCGTGGGCCCGTCTGGAGCCGTTGATCCTCGGTACACCAGAGGCGCTTTCGTCACCCCGGACGCAAGCGCGCTGATGACCGGGCTGCGCTGGAGGGCATCCTCTACGCGGTGCGCACCGGCATTCGGCTGGAACCGGCTGCCCACCGCGCTGTTTGGTGCCTCGAAAGCGACGTGCCGGCGGCGGTTGACCGAGTGGCACGAGGCCGGGGTCTGGCAACAGCCGCACGAACGGCTGCTCGCGGAATTGCGCGCAGCGAGCTGCTGGACCTGTCCGCGGCCCTCGTGGACTCCACCCACCTGCGTGCGCTCAAAGGGGGAGCGCACGGGCCCGAGTCCGGTCGACCGGCGCAAGCCGGGCTCCAAGCAACCCGATCACCGATGCGGGCGGCGTTGCACTGGCCGTCACGCTGACCGGTGGCCACCGCAACGGCGTCACCCAGCTGATCCCGTGGATCGACGCTGTCCCGCCGATCCGCTGCGTGGTCGGCAAGCCACGCCGTCGGCCTCGCCGAATCTATGCCGACCGCGCCTACGACCACGACAAGTACCGCGCAGGCGGCATCACATCGGTCATCGCCCACCGCGGCGTCGAACACGGATCCGGCTTGGGCACCGTTCGATGACCGGTGGAACTCGTCTTCCCACAGATCAAAGGCTTCCGGCGACTGCGCGTGCGCACCGAACGACGAGCCGATGTCCACCAAGCCATGCTCAGCCTGACTTGCTCGATCATCTGCCTCCGCAAACTCATTCTGAACTGAGTTCTTAGAGCCCGTCTTCATAGTGGGTTCAGCAACCTGAGCCGTTGTTGCCGGCGTTGCGGGCGACGGGCCCTAGAAGGGCGCGGGCTCCGCGATGGGTTCGAGTTCGGTCTCGATCACCCTGCCACTCGGCGTCGTCCACACATGCGTCCCATCGGGCCGGTTCTCACAGGACCAACTGGAGTGCGTCTTCATCCGGTGATGGTGACGGCACTTCGGCCGCAGATTCGCGACCGTGGTGTTGGTGCCATCGAACGGACAACAATGATCCACGTCGCAACGGTGCGCCGGTTGGTTGCAGCCAACCATCGTGCACGTCGGATACCGCGCGTTGATCAGCTCGCGTTGCGCCGGGGTGGGCCGGTAGGTGGTGATGTGCTCAGCCATCCCCGTCACCGGGTCGGTCAGGATGCGCTTCCAAATGCCATTCGCGGCCACATCCGCCACGATCTCTGCGGGCAGCGGCCCGTATCCGGCCAGCATCACCGGGTCTGTGGTCAAGCCGAGGATGTTGGTGATCGGCATGGTCAAGTTCACGCACACCTCACCCTGCGGGGCGGGTGTTTCCTTGCCCATCAACAGATCTGCCGCGACGTCGGATCGTTTCTGGTCCAACGTTCGGTCGTCTTTCGGCAGCGCCCGCGCGATCCGGTCGATGCGATCGAAGGCCAGGGCCGCGTCGAAGGCTGGGAGGACGATGCGCAGGGAGCACATGCCGTCGTCGAGGTTGAACTTCTCCACCAACCGCTGCTTCCGCTTCTCCTCATAACGCCGCAACGCCGCTTCAGCGTCGAGCTTGAGGACATAGCGCCGGGCACAGCGTTGGCTCGCCGTGTAGTTATGCGTGGCCGCATGCGCGATCAACACCGGTTCAGCGATCGCCTGATTGGCGGCATCGAGGACACTGACCTGATCGATGATCATCAACGCCTTGCCCTCATCGATCCGACCGTCCGACAACGCTTCCAACACAGCCGGATGGTCGATCAGCGACATGGCGCGGTCGATGAGCTTGTTGCCCTTGACCTGGGAAACACGCAGCAACGGCATCAGAACATCCCCCGCGTACTGCTGCACTTGCGGATCCAGGTCCTCATAGAGCTTCATCAGGGTTAAGGCGAAGTCCGCCACCGCCTTACCGATATCGGCGTAGGCGGCCACGACGTCGTCTTCGATATCGGCAGGGGCCATACTCCTATTTTAGCGTCTGCAAATAGTCGATCATGGCTCTACGGAGTGAACTTTCCCTTACACCCCAACGGTTTCAGCAAACGAAAGCCAGTTCCAGCTGGCGCGAGGTAAGGCTGGGACGATCGGCTTTACCTGGGGTGCGCGTGCCATACGCTCGTCGGCGAGGGCCGGTTCCTGACCGTGCCCGCCCGGCAGGCCCTCGGCACGCGCAAGGGGGCCCCAGGTCAAGCCGACCCCACGCCGGAAACAGCACTAGCAGGAAGCCCAGCCCATCGCCGCACAGCGTCAAAGTGCTGAGGGAGCAGACCTTCACGCGGATCGACGTGGCACAGCAACGTGCCCGCCCCGTCGCGATCCCGCTCGAACCCCGCGCGCGCCGCCCCTGCCCCGCGCCGCTCGAACTCGTCGTCGAACCACGCCAGCGGGCGCCCCGCGGTGTATTCCGCGACAGCCGCCCACTTCCACCTGCCGTCGCGGCGCCAGCCCG
The window above is part of the Allokutzneria albata genome. Proteins encoded here:
- a CDS encoding TetR/AcrR family transcriptional regulator — its product is MSPNEPGGLRERKKLATREALSAAALRLALEHGPENVRVDDIAEAAGVSPRTYNNYFSSREQAIVAALAAERALRVGAALRARPADEPLADAVVAAVLDLYTSTDEPSGDSLTLITSNPALRKAFVQTLTEIEHPLAEAIAARLGARGLAPAVLAAAVSAAARVALESWVSPAPGNPLLVVPQGSLAERMREALGHVAPALDAVAPRS
- a CDS encoding HNH endonuclease signature motif containing protein, producing MAAYADIGKAVADFALTLMKLYEDLDPQVQQYAGDVLMPLLRVSQVKGNKLIDRAMSLIDHPAVLEALSDGRIDEGKALMIIDQVSVLDAANQAIAEPVLIAHAATHNYTASQRCARRYVLKLDAEAALRRYEEKRKQRLVEKFNLDDGMCSLRIVLPAFDAALAFDRIDRIARALPKDDRTLDQKRSDVAADLLMGKETPAPQGEVCVNLTMPITNILGLTTDPVMLAGYGPLPAEIVADVAANGIWKRILTDPVTGMAEHITTYRPTPAQRELINARYPTCTMVGCNQPAHRCDVDHCCPFDGTNTTVANLRPKCRHHHRMKTHSSWSCENRPDGTHVWTTPSGRVIETELEPIAEPAPF